From Nitratidesulfovibrio vulgaris str. Hildenborough, a single genomic window includes:
- the hslV gene encoding ATP-dependent protease subunit HslV: protein MELKGTTILAVRGAQGVTIAGDGQVTMGQSIVMKHSARKVRRLYNGRVVAGFAGSTADAFTLFEHFEAKLEEHRGNLVRAAVEMAKSWRKDKYLRRLEAMLLVADNEHILVLSGNGDVIEPDDGIAAIGSGGPYALAAARALARHTQLDAETIAREAMRIAGEICVFTNDHLTVESAETQA, encoded by the coding sequence ATGGAACTCAAGGGAACGACCATTCTCGCAGTGCGGGGTGCCCAGGGTGTCACCATCGCAGGTGACGGTCAGGTGACCATGGGCCAGAGCATCGTCATGAAGCACTCGGCGCGCAAGGTGCGCCGTCTCTACAACGGACGGGTGGTCGCAGGCTTTGCGGGTTCCACGGCCGATGCCTTCACGCTGTTCGAACATTTCGAGGCCAAGCTTGAAGAACACAGGGGCAACCTTGTCCGCGCCGCCGTGGAGATGGCCAAGTCGTGGCGCAAGGACAAGTATCTGCGCCGACTCGAAGCCATGCTGCTTGTGGCCGACAACGAACACATCCTCGTGCTCTCGGGCAACGGGGATGTCATCGAACCGGATGACGGCATCGCCGCCATAGGTAGCGGCGGCCCCTATGCCCTTGCCGCAGCCCGCGCACTCGCCCGCCACACGCAACTCGATGCGGAGACCATCGCCCGTGAAGCCATGCGCATCGCAGGCGAGATATGCGTCTTCACCAACGACCACCTCACCGTCGAATCGGCGGAGACACAGGCATGA